In one window of Nocardia brasiliensis DNA:
- a CDS encoding acyl-CoA dehydrogenase, which yields MTTGTGTATTADHLRAALDGPWGEIREQARVQLADDKFAGDPYLDYKAARARVLDQMRAIATMGYAERGFRRENGGTSEPGAAVTGLEMLAYADLSLWVKAGVQWGLFGGAVENLGTDRHRDYIKRLLSLDLLGCFAMTESGHGSDVANLETTATYDPETQEFVVHSPTPSARKDYIGGAAEHARMAAVFAQLITQGKNQGVHCLLVPIRDEAGADLPGVTTIDDGLKGGLPGVDNGRIVFDNVRVPRENLLNRYADVAPDGTYSSEIENPSRRFFTTLGTLVRGRVSVGGAAAAGARVGLSIAVRYAEKRRQFSDPDSGQETVLLDYRSHQRRLLPLVAKSYALAFAQNDLVRRMHLVQTGQDLNPSSQRALEKRAAGLKVAQTRHATRAIQECREACGGAGYLTENRLVTLKADTDVFTTFEGDNVVLTQLVAKELLTAYSDEIRDLDALGWVKFAATMARDEVRKRSGVRQLIQTLRDGSDDTVDDGDLSRRAVQLQLFADREDYLVRTAGHRLRARAADTSPFEAFNNAQDHILTAGTAHIDRLVLEAFIEGIEDIHDPDAKALAETVCDLYVYSTLEENSAWYIMHRFMSVERAKGVRRGVNELVDRLRPDALTLIEGLGVPESMLRAAMLEDASVYERG from the coding sequence ATGACTACCGGCACCGGCACCGCAACGACGGCAGATCACCTACGCGCAGCGCTCGACGGACCGTGGGGCGAGATCCGCGAGCAGGCGCGCGTTCAGCTCGCCGACGACAAGTTCGCCGGAGATCCCTACCTCGACTACAAGGCCGCGCGGGCACGGGTGCTCGACCAGATGCGCGCCATCGCGACGATGGGCTACGCCGAGCGCGGCTTCCGCCGGGAGAACGGCGGCACCAGCGAACCGGGCGCCGCGGTCACCGGGTTGGAGATGCTCGCCTACGCCGATCTGTCGCTGTGGGTGAAAGCCGGTGTGCAGTGGGGGCTGTTCGGCGGCGCCGTGGAGAACCTCGGCACCGACCGGCACCGCGATTACATCAAGCGACTGCTCTCGCTCGATCTGCTCGGCTGCTTCGCGATGACCGAATCCGGGCACGGCAGCGATGTCGCCAACCTCGAGACCACCGCGACCTACGATCCCGAGACCCAAGAGTTCGTGGTGCACTCCCCCACGCCCTCGGCACGCAAGGACTACATCGGCGGTGCGGCCGAACACGCAAGGATGGCAGCGGTTTTCGCGCAGCTCATCACCCAGGGCAAGAACCAGGGCGTGCACTGTCTGCTGGTGCCGATCCGCGACGAGGCGGGCGCGGACCTGCCCGGCGTGACCACCATCGATGACGGCCTCAAGGGCGGACTGCCCGGTGTCGACAACGGCCGCATCGTCTTCGACAACGTGCGGGTGCCGCGGGAGAATCTGCTCAACCGGTACGCCGACGTCGCGCCAGACGGCACCTACAGCTCCGAGATCGAGAACCCGAGCCGCCGCTTCTTCACCACGCTCGGCACGCTGGTGCGCGGGCGGGTCAGCGTGGGCGGCGCCGCCGCGGCCGGTGCCAGGGTCGGGCTGAGCATCGCGGTGCGCTACGCCGAAAAGCGCAGGCAGTTCTCCGATCCGGACAGCGGGCAGGAGACCGTGCTGCTGGACTACCGCAGCCATCAGCGACGGCTGCTCCCGCTGGTCGCCAAGTCCTACGCGCTGGCGTTCGCGCAGAACGACCTCGTCCGCCGCATGCACCTCGTGCAGACCGGGCAGGACCTCAACCCCAGCTCCCAGCGTGCGCTGGAGAAGCGCGCCGCGGGCCTGAAGGTCGCCCAGACCAGGCATGCCACCCGCGCCATCCAGGAATGCCGCGAAGCCTGTGGCGGCGCAGGCTATCTGACGGAGAACCGGCTGGTCACGCTGAAGGCCGACACCGACGTGTTCACCACCTTCGAAGGCGACAACGTGGTGCTCACCCAGCTGGTCGCCAAGGAGCTGCTCACCGCGTACTCCGACGAGATCCGCGACCTCGACGCACTCGGGTGGGTCAAGTTCGCCGCCACCATGGCGCGCGACGAGGTACGTAAGCGTTCGGGTGTGCGACAGCTGATCCAGACCCTGCGCGACGGCTCCGACGACACGGTCGACGACGGCGATCTGTCCCGCCGCGCCGTGCAGCTGCAGCTCTTCGCCGACCGCGAGGACTATCTGGTGCGCACCGCCGGGCACCGCCTGCGCGCCCGCGCCGCGGACACCAGCCCGTTCGAGGCCTTCAACAACGCGCAGGACCACATCCTCACGGCGGGCACCGCGCACATCGATCGGCTGGTGCTGGAGGCGTTCATCGAAGGCATCGAGGACATCCACGACCCGGACGCGAAGGCACTCGCCGAGACCGTGTGCGACCTCTACGTCTACTCGACGCTGGAGGAGAACTCGGCCTGGTACATCATGCATCGCTTCATGTCCGTCGAGCGGGCCAAGGGCGTGCGCCGCGGCGTCAACGAACTCGTCGACCGGCTGCGTCCCGACGCGCTCACACTGATCGAGGGGCTTGGCGTACCGGAGTCGATGCTGCGCGCCGCGATGCTCGAGGACGCGAGCGTCTACGAACGCGGGTGA
- a CDS encoding TetR/AcrR family transcriptional regulator: MFNEQPVSQGPATDLTTAARIRDAAIEVFGDQGFQVGVRAIAKAAGVSPGLVNHHFGSKDGLRAACDARVQQLIRDKKLQTIAAGNVQKGMLAALAEIEEYGPLVAYMVRSLQAGGPMAKSLFEHMVEDAEGYIQQGVAAGVIKPSRDPAARARYMMTLNVGATLLWVQMHQEPGEKLDFRKAIRELTEELTPPALEFYTQGILTDPTLLDTFTKEH; encoded by the coding sequence GTGTTTAACGAACAGCCCGTATCGCAAGGACCCGCCACGGACCTGACCACCGCGGCCCGAATACGCGACGCCGCGATCGAGGTCTTCGGCGACCAGGGCTTCCAGGTCGGCGTGCGTGCCATCGCGAAGGCGGCGGGGGTTTCGCCGGGACTGGTCAACCACCACTTCGGCTCGAAGGACGGCCTGCGGGCCGCGTGCGACGCCAGGGTGCAGCAGTTGATCCGGGACAAGAAGCTCCAGACGATCGCCGCGGGCAATGTCCAGAAGGGCATGCTGGCCGCACTCGCCGAGATCGAGGAGTACGGGCCGCTGGTCGCCTATATGGTCCGCAGCCTGCAAGCCGGCGGTCCGATGGCTAAGTCCCTGTTCGAGCACATGGTCGAGGACGCCGAGGGCTACATTCAGCAGGGCGTGGCGGCCGGCGTGATCAAGCCGAGCCGCGATCCGGCGGCGCGGGCCCGATACATGATGACGCTCAACGTCGGCGCGACGCTGCTCTGGGTGCAGATGCACCAGGAGCCAGGCGAAAAGCTGGACTTCCGTAAGGCCATCCGTGAGCTGACTGAAGAGCTCACCCCGCCGGCCCTGGAGTTCTACACCCAGGGCATTCTCACCGACCCCACACTTTTGGACACCTTCACCAAGGAGCATTGA
- a CDS encoding ABC transporter ATP-binding protein: protein MSEVIQIAGLRKTFGHVAALDGLDLAVSEGEIHGFLGPNGAGKSTTIRVLLGILRATSGRAELLGRDPWVDAVALHHELAYVPGDVTLWPSLSGGETIDLLARMRGGINAGRRAELIERFDLDPRKKARTYSKGNRQKVALISALASDVRLLLLDEPTSGLDPLMEQVFRECVQEAKDRGTTVLLSSHILSEVEALCDRVTIIRSGRTVESGTLAQMRHLSRTSITAELTGDPGDLARIPGLDDIQWDGKTLRCQVDGAHLGELIRVLGDTGVRSLTSAPPTLEELFLRHYHVGVDAAAPAQGGEKVRA, encoded by the coding sequence ATGTCCGAGGTCATTCAAATCGCCGGTCTCCGTAAGACGTTCGGCCATGTGGCCGCGCTGGACGGCTTGGATCTCGCCGTCAGCGAAGGCGAGATCCACGGCTTCCTCGGTCCGAACGGCGCGGGCAAGTCGACGACCATCCGGGTGCTGCTCGGCATTCTGCGCGCCACCTCCGGTCGCGCCGAGCTGCTCGGGCGCGACCCGTGGGTCGATGCGGTCGCCTTGCATCATGAACTCGCTTATGTGCCAGGCGATGTCACGCTATGGCCATCGCTGTCGGGTGGCGAGACCATCGACCTGCTGGCCAGAATGCGCGGCGGGATCAACGCCGGTCGGCGTGCGGAGCTGATCGAGCGCTTCGACCTGGACCCGCGCAAGAAGGCGCGCACCTACTCCAAAGGCAATCGTCAGAAGGTCGCGCTGATCTCCGCGCTCGCCTCGGACGTGCGCCTGCTACTGCTGGACGAGCCGACCTCCGGCCTGGATCCCTTGATGGAGCAGGTTTTTCGTGAATGCGTGCAGGAGGCCAAGGATCGCGGCACCACGGTGCTGCTGTCGAGTCACATCCTCTCCGAAGTGGAGGCACTCTGCGACCGGGTGACCATCATCCGGTCGGGTCGCACCGTGGAGAGCGGCACGCTCGCGCAGATGCGGCACCTGTCGCGCACCTCGATCACCGCCGAATTGACCGGTGACCCGGGCGATCTCGCACGGATTCCCGGTCTCGACGATATCCAGTGGGACGGAAAGACCTTGCGCTGTCAAGTGGACGGCGCGCATCTTGGCGAGTTGATCCGGGTACTCGGCGACACCGGGGTGCGCAGCCTGACCAGTGCGCCGCCGACCCTGGAGGAACTGTTCCTGCGGCACTATCACGTCGGCGTCGACGCGGCCGCCCCGGCGCAGGGCGGGGAGAAGGTGCGGGCATGA
- a CDS encoding ABC transporter permease produces the protein MTTVAAGRQHAAPAARGAAEFAGTGRLLRLYLRRDRIVLPLWVIAFGMLPAFYVSATKGVYSSAADLANYARTITDSPALVAMYGPVFSTEPGSMYLWKAGPFFAMIAIATVLTVIRHTRVEEETGRAELIGATSIGRYAGLSSVLVLTTAGCSAVGIIAATMLYSSNLPVAGSVAYAATLAGSGLAWAGVAAVAAQVSTSSRIARGIALGALAAAYALRAIGDAGNGVLSWFSPLGWCIQMRAFAQERWWVLIPLLVLAVLTVAAAYLLLSRRDTGSGLVAERPGPPSATPSLAGPLGLAWRLQRGSIVFWAVGFLLYGLLMGGAIKSVGDMLGENETMQDAITRMGGSTMLRDSFVTLALTLLAAGAAAYSLSATLRLHDEESSQRVEATLAGAVGRARYAASHIAFALLGPVLLLSVAGLAIGVVYGATDGDLVGKVADTLAAALVQVPAVWVFTGIAVALYGFAPRFTPVAWGVLSVAVVIYFVGSLDGLPQWVVDLVPFVHPPKLPGAEFDIVPIGWLLGIAAVLLVAGLLAFRRRDLR, from the coding sequence ATGACGACCGTCGCCGCGGGCAGGCAGCACGCCGCCCCCGCCGCGCGCGGTGCGGCCGAGTTCGCCGGTACCGGACGGTTGCTGCGGCTGTATCTGCGCCGAGACCGAATCGTCCTGCCGCTGTGGGTGATCGCGTTCGGCATGCTGCCCGCCTTCTATGTGTCGGCGACGAAAGGCGTGTACAGCTCGGCGGCCGATCTGGCGAACTACGCCAGAACGATCACCGACAGCCCGGCGCTGGTCGCCATGTACGGTCCGGTGTTCAGCACCGAGCCCGGTTCGATGTATCTGTGGAAGGCGGGACCGTTCTTCGCGATGATCGCGATCGCCACCGTCCTCACCGTCATCCGGCACACCAGGGTCGAGGAGGAAACCGGACGGGCCGAACTGATCGGCGCGACCAGCATCGGCCGCTACGCGGGGCTCTCGTCCGTGCTGGTGCTGACCACGGCCGGCTGTTCGGCGGTCGGAATCATCGCTGCCACAATGCTTTACAGCAGCAATCTGCCGGTGGCGGGCTCGGTGGCCTATGCGGCGACGCTCGCCGGTTCCGGGCTCGCCTGGGCCGGGGTGGCCGCCGTGGCCGCGCAGGTGAGCACCAGCTCCCGCATCGCCAGGGGCATCGCGCTCGGCGCGCTGGCCGCGGCCTACGCGCTGCGGGCCATCGGCGACGCCGGAAACGGTGTGCTGTCCTGGTTTTCGCCGCTGGGCTGGTGCATCCAGATGCGCGCGTTCGCACAGGAGCGGTGGTGGGTGCTCATCCCGCTGCTCGTGCTCGCGGTGCTGACGGTGGCGGCGGCGTACCTGCTGCTGAGTCGGCGCGATACCGGTTCGGGGCTGGTCGCCGAGCGGCCGGGACCGCCGAGTGCCACACCGTCGCTGGCGGGACCGCTGGGCCTGGCGTGGCGGTTACAGCGTGGGTCGATCGTGTTCTGGGCCGTCGGATTCCTGCTGTACGGGCTGCTGATGGGCGGGGCGATCAAGAGCGTCGGGGACATGCTCGGTGAGAACGAGACCATGCAGGACGCGATCACCAGGATGGGCGGCTCGACCATGCTGCGGGATTCGTTCGTCACGCTGGCGCTCACGTTACTGGCGGCGGGCGCCGCCGCCTATTCGCTCTCGGCCACGCTGCGCCTGCACGACGAGGAGTCCAGTCAGCGCGTCGAGGCGACCCTCGCCGGTGCGGTCGGTCGCGCGCGATACGCGGCGAGCCACATCGCTTTCGCGCTGCTCGGTCCGGTGCTGCTGCTATCGGTCGCCGGTCTCGCGATCGGGGTTGTCTACGGAGCGACCGACGGTGATCTGGTGGGCAAGGTGGCCGACACGCTGGCCGCGGCGCTGGTTCAGGTGCCCGCGGTGTGGGTGTTCACCGGGATCGCGGTGGCGCTCTACGGGTTCGCGCCGCGCTTCACCCCGGTGGCGTGGGGTGTGCTCAGCGTCGCGGTCGTCATCTACTTCGTCGGCTCGCTGGACGGCCTGCCGCAGTGGGTGGTGGATCTGGTGCCGTTCGTCCACCCGCCGAAGCTGCCCGGTGCGGAGTTCGACATCGTGCCGATCGGCTGGCTGCTCGGTATCGCGGCCGTGCTCCTCGTGGCGGGCCTGCTCGCCTTCCGCCGCCGCGACCTGCGCTGA
- a CDS encoding LLM class F420-dependent oxidoreductase: MRYGIVLFTSDRGITPAAAAVAAEGVGFDTFYVPEHTHIPVVRAAAHPQTGDASLPDDRYLRTLDPWVALGTIAAVTTRIGLSTAVALPAEHHPITLAKTIASLDHLSGGRVSLGVGFGWNTDELAHHGVPPNRRRTVLREHLDAMRAIWTEEEASFEGEFVRFGASWSWPKPVQKRIPVLLGAAGTEKTFGWLADNADGWITTPTETGLDTKIELLQRVWREHDRAGTPEIIALAGRHNAEQLAQWADFGVTEVVFGMPDRAPEEVCAYLTRLAGKLGIG, translated from the coding sequence GTGCGGTACGGAATTGTGTTGTTCACCAGCGATCGGGGCATCACGCCCGCAGCGGCGGCGGTGGCCGCCGAAGGTGTCGGTTTCGACACCTTCTACGTGCCGGAGCACACGCACATTCCGGTGGTCAGAGCCGCGGCGCACCCGCAGACGGGCGACGCGAGCCTGCCCGACGACCGCTACCTGCGCACGCTCGATCCGTGGGTCGCCCTCGGCACCATCGCCGCCGTCACCACCAGGATCGGACTGTCCACGGCGGTCGCGCTGCCCGCCGAACACCACCCGATCACACTGGCCAAGACCATCGCCTCGCTGGACCACCTGTCCGGCGGGCGGGTCAGCCTCGGCGTCGGCTTCGGCTGGAACACCGACGAGCTCGCCCACCACGGGGTGCCGCCGAACAGGCGCAGGACGGTGCTGCGCGAACACCTGGACGCGATGCGCGCCATCTGGACCGAGGAGGAAGCCAGCTTCGAGGGCGAGTTCGTGCGATTCGGCGCCAGCTGGTCCTGGCCGAAGCCGGTCCAGAAACGGATTCCGGTGCTGCTCGGCGCCGCGGGCACGGAGAAGACCTTCGGCTGGCTCGCCGACAACGCCGACGGCTGGATCACCACCCCCACCGAGACCGGGCTCGACACGAAAATTGAGCTGTTGCAGCGTGTCTGGCGCGAGCACGACCGCGCGGGCACGCCCGAGATCATCGCCCTCGCGGGGCGCCACAATGCCGAACAGCTGGCGCAGTGGGCCGATTTCGGCGTCACCGAGGTGGTCTTCGGCATGCCCGATCGCGCACCGGAGGAGGTCTGCGCCTATCTCACCCGCCTCGCGGGCAAGCTCGGCATCGGCTGA
- a CDS encoding phosphatase PAP2 family protein has product MPGSRQDAIPRGVRTLGVAAAGATVTATLPATFPSDGGPTALDRALAAPIHAALDTRPGLAHLLVVPSNGYLLVPLLAIAAGWFAYRRLWRSAVLMLATPALAVALNAWAWKPLWHRPLHDYLAYPSGHTVHLVAIATTFFVLIDSPRARSSTLAIALPALLAAAVGMIGLDYHLPTDIIGGTAAAVAMTLTCCWAARPTRGTPATQHNSH; this is encoded by the coding sequence GTGCCCGGATCGCGACAAGACGCCATTCCACGGGGCGTTCGCACCCTCGGCGTCGCGGCGGCGGGCGCCACCGTCACCGCCACGCTGCCCGCGACCTTTCCATCCGACGGCGGCCCCACGGCACTGGACCGCGCGCTCGCCGCCCCGATTCATGCCGCACTCGACACCCGGCCGGGCCTCGCGCACCTGCTGGTCGTCCCGAGCAACGGTTACCTCCTAGTGCCCTTGCTGGCGATCGCCGCGGGCTGGTTCGCCTACCGCCGCCTATGGCGTAGCGCCGTACTCATGCTCGCGACTCCCGCGCTGGCGGTCGCGCTGAACGCGTGGGCATGGAAGCCGCTGTGGCACCGCCCATTACACGACTACCTGGCCTATCCGAGCGGTCACACCGTGCATCTGGTCGCCATCGCGACCACGTTCTTCGTGCTGATCGACTCGCCGCGCGCCCGGTCCTCCACCCTCGCCATCGCGCTACCCGCGCTGCTGGCGGCAGCCGTCGGCATGATCGGGCTGGACTATCACCTGCCGACCGACATCATCGGCGGCACCGCCGCAGCCGTCGCAATGACACTGACGTGCTGCTGGGCAGCGCGACCGACGCGGGGCACCCCCGCGACTCAACACAACTCCCACTGA
- a CDS encoding nuclease-related domain-containing protein, which yields MLVRVQNAAGTNAERALIDWLRTWKDPGSPKGVATINCSLFHQDRLHQFDAVVWTPTSCVVIEAEALVARQDGTLEIPLNGAWTINGEPAATEGRDRRTPLEKSREHTFALQNWLAARGLGQRAVHGLALIVPLRGAQLKIQQAWSDPSFDVILGDDPARLRHYFDVLAEQEKHLWTANDVAVAFRGLGILPYLPAPQELLNEGFLGPIDITLWHGGPNQAQAEAYAEELAQAEREASKPIYAVEAPWYSPWKLYPRETRDMDFGKTFMRITLAVGMLIAFAWVLWFVISAVLTYGP from the coding sequence ATGCTGGTGCGAGTGCAGAACGCCGCGGGCACCAATGCCGAGCGCGCGCTGATCGATTGGCTGCGCACCTGGAAGGACCCGGGCAGCCCGAAGGGCGTTGCCACGATCAACTGCAGTCTGTTCCACCAGGATCGGCTGCATCAGTTCGACGCGGTGGTCTGGACGCCGACCAGCTGCGTGGTGATCGAGGCCGAGGCCTTGGTGGCACGCCAGGACGGGACACTGGAGATCCCGCTCAACGGCGCGTGGACGATCAACGGCGAGCCCGCGGCGACGGAGGGACGCGACCGGCGCACGCCGCTGGAGAAGTCGCGCGAACACACCTTCGCGCTACAGAACTGGCTGGCCGCTCGCGGTCTCGGCCAACGGGCGGTGCACGGGCTCGCGCTGATCGTGCCGTTGCGTGGTGCGCAGCTGAAGATCCAGCAGGCCTGGAGCGACCCGAGCTTCGACGTGATCCTCGGCGACGACCCGGCCCGGCTGCGGCACTACTTCGACGTGCTCGCCGAGCAGGAGAAGCACCTGTGGACGGCCAACGACGTCGCGGTCGCCTTCCGTGGCCTTGGCATCCTGCCCTACCTGCCCGCCCCGCAGGAGCTGCTCAACGAGGGCTTCCTCGGGCCGATCGACATCACGCTGTGGCACGGTGGCCCGAATCAGGCGCAGGCCGAGGCCTATGCCGAGGAGCTGGCCCAGGCCGAGCGCGAAGCGAGCAAGCCGATCTACGCGGTCGAAGCGCCCTGGTACAGCCCGTGGAAGCTGTATCCGCGCGAGACCAGGGACATGGATTTCGGCAAGACGTTCATGCGGATCACCCTCGCGGTGGGCATGCTCATCGCCTTCGCGTGGGTGCTGTGGTTCGTCATCAGCGCGGTCCTGACCTACGGGCCCTGA
- a CDS encoding DUF2252 domain-containing protein codes for MSDNRIDLRTYTPAAQVRARGREIRRRVPVTARDRAATGARRPDVLEFVGASNVGRLAHLVPLRIGRMLASPFTFYRGAAGLMAADLAGGPDTGLTAQICGDAHAGNFGLYGTARGEIIMDINDFDETVAGPWEWDLERLAASLVLAGRESGANEQDCHRAACDAARSYRLAVGQLADLPFMTSWTALPDESILSAAQADDLIDDFKKAAKKARKNTSAKVVAKWTEHLEDHETGIRRHRFVSDPPILTPVTDQVAAAVTDGLERYAGTLRESRRHLLERFAVSDIAFRIVGTGSVGLHTYVALLHGNAGEAVVLQIKQAGPSALAPYLPAVAPRHEGERIVQGTRHVQSETDILLGWTSIDPADDGVELPFIVRQFRNLKGSIDPAGLSADDLDDYGRLAGALLARAHSRSLDPRLLAGYLGDDERFEHAVAAFAQRYADRTEADHAVLVEAVRSGKIAADPAP; via the coding sequence ACCGGCGCCCGGCGCCCGGACGTGCTCGAGTTCGTCGGGGCGAGCAACGTCGGCAGGCTGGCGCATCTGGTACCGCTGCGGATCGGACGGATGCTCGCCTCGCCGTTCACGTTCTATCGCGGTGCGGCGGGGCTGATGGCGGCGGATCTGGCGGGCGGGCCCGACACCGGGCTCACCGCCCAGATCTGCGGTGACGCGCACGCCGGGAACTTCGGCCTCTACGGCACCGCGCGCGGCGAGATCATCATGGACATCAACGATTTCGACGAGACCGTGGCCGGGCCGTGGGAGTGGGACCTGGAGCGCCTCGCCGCGAGCCTGGTGCTGGCGGGCCGGGAAAGCGGCGCGAACGAACAGGACTGCCACCGCGCCGCCTGCGACGCGGCACGCTCGTATCGGCTCGCCGTCGGTCAGCTCGCCGATCTGCCGTTCATGACCTCGTGGACCGCGCTGCCCGACGAGTCGATCCTGAGCGCGGCCCAGGCCGACGACCTGATCGACGATTTCAAGAAGGCGGCGAAGAAGGCGCGCAAGAACACCAGCGCCAAGGTCGTCGCGAAGTGGACCGAGCATCTCGAGGACCACGAGACCGGCATTCGCAGGCACCGATTCGTCAGCGACCCACCGATTCTCACCCCGGTGACCGATCAGGTCGCCGCGGCCGTCACCGACGGCCTGGAGCGGTACGCGGGCACCCTGCGGGAATCACGGCGGCATCTGCTCGAGCGATTCGCGGTGTCCGACATCGCCTTCCGGATCGTCGGCACGGGCAGCGTCGGACTGCACACCTATGTGGCGTTGCTGCACGGCAACGCAGGCGAGGCGGTGGTCCTGCAGATCAAGCAGGCCGGTCCGTCCGCGCTCGCGCCGTACCTGCCCGCCGTCGCCCCGCGGCACGAGGGCGAACGAATCGTGCAGGGCACCAGGCACGTTCAGTCCGAGACCGATATTCTGCTCGGCTGGACCAGCATCGACCCCGCCGACGACGGCGTCGAATTGCCGTTCATCGTCCGGCAATTCCGCAATCTGAAGGGCAGCATCGATCCGGCCGGATTATCCGCCGACGATCTCGACGACTACGGCAGGCTGGCCGGCGCGCTGCTGGCCCGCGCACACTCCCGCTCGCTCGATCCGCGCCTGCTGGCAGGCTATCTCGGCGACGACGAGCGTTTCGAGCACGCGGTCGCCGCCTTCGCCCAGCGCTACGCCGATCGCACCGAGGCCGACCACGCGGTGCTGGTCGAGGCGGTGCGCAGCGGCAAGATCGCGGCCGATCCCGCGCCATGA